Proteins co-encoded in one Ruegeria sp. YS9 genomic window:
- a CDS encoding argininosuccinate synthase codes for MSAPKKVVLAYSGGLDTSIILKWLQTEYGCEVVTFTADLGQGEELEPARKKAELLGIKPENIYIEDIREEFVRDFVFPMFRANAQYEGLYLLGTSIARPLISKRLVEIAEATGADAVAHGATGKGNDQVRFELAAYALNPDIKVIAPWREWDLTSRTKLLEFAEQNQIPIAKDKRGEAPFSVDANLLHTSSEGKVLEDPADMAPDYVYQRTVHPEDAPDQPEFIEIGFEKGDAVSINGEAMSPATILTKLNEYGGKHGIGRLDLVEGRFVGMKSRGIYETPGGTILLEAHRGIESITMDRGAMHLKDQLMPQYAELIYNGFWYSPEREMLQAAIDKSQEHVTGTVRVKLYKGLASTVGRWSDHSLYSEAHVTFEEDAGAYDQTDAAGFIQLNALRLKLLAARDKRLSK; via the coding sequence ATGTCCGCGCCCAAGAAAGTTGTTCTGGCCTATTCCGGTGGCCTTGATACCTCGATCATCCTGAAATGGTTGCAGACCGAATATGGCTGTGAGGTCGTGACCTTCACCGCCGATCTGGGTCAGGGTGAGGAGCTGGAGCCTGCTCGCAAAAAGGCCGAGCTGCTGGGCATCAAGCCCGAGAACATCTATATCGAGGATATCCGCGAAGAATTTGTCCGCGACTTCGTCTTCCCGATGTTCCGCGCCAATGCGCAGTACGAGGGGCTGTACCTGCTGGGCACGTCCATCGCGCGGCCGCTAATCTCGAAGCGTCTGGTTGAGATCGCCGAAGCGACGGGTGCCGATGCGGTCGCCCACGGTGCGACCGGCAAAGGCAACGATCAGGTGCGGTTCGAACTGGCGGCCTATGCGCTGAACCCCGATATCAAAGTGATCGCGCCCTGGCGCGAGTGGGACCTGACCAGCCGCACCAAGTTGCTGGAATTTGCGGAACAGAACCAGATCCCGATCGCCAAGGACAAGCGCGGCGAGGCGCCCTTCTCGGTCGATGCCAACCTGCTGCACACCTCGTCCGAAGGAAAGGTTCTGGAAGATCCTGCGGATATGGCGCCCGACTATGTCTATCAGCGCACCGTCCACCCCGAGGACGCGCCCGATCAGCCTGAATTCATCGAGATCGGCTTTGAAAAAGGCGACGCGGTCAGCATCAATGGCGAGGCGATGAGCCCCGCGACCATCCTGACCAAGCTGAACGAATATGGCGGCAAGCACGGCATCGGCCGTCTGGACCTTGTGGAAGGCCGTTTCGTGGGCATGAAGTCGCGCGGTATCTACGAGACACCCGGCGGCACCATCCTGCTTGAGGCGCATCGCGGCATCGAATCCATCACCATGGACCGCGGCGCGATGCACCTGAAGGACCAGTTGATGCCGCAATATGCGGAACTGATCTACAACGGCTTCTGGTACTCACCTGAACGTGAGATGCTGCAAGCCGCCATCGACAAGAGCCAGGAACATGTCACCGGCACCGTACGGGTGAAGCTGTACAAGGGTCTGGCCTCGACCGTGGGCCGCTGGTCAGATCACTCGCTGTATTCCGAGGCACATGTCACTTTTGAAGAAGATGCAGGTGCTTATGATCAGACCGACGCGGCAGGCTTCATCCAGCTGAACGCGCTGCGTCTGAAACTGCTGGCCGCACGTGACAAGCGTTTGTCCAAGTGA